In the Helianthus annuus cultivar XRQ/B chromosome 11, HanXRQr2.0-SUNRISE, whole genome shotgun sequence genome, one interval contains:
- the LOC110888579 gene encoding uncharacterized protein LOC110888579, protein MTILSGVHSADSSGPGKVGENASECQDSIAEVQLSNRVDEWKWLGEDVGTFSVKSIMLDIDRGGGTGIKFKWYKWVTLKCNIMAWRANLDRLATRVNSRRRNMSIPSVMWLMCEEGEETAEHLFTACIFSNCVWLSFSSWCNIPHIFVFSVKDIMEMHGYIQIGRKAKKIIHGLAMITVWCIWKEKNETMFQNKEM, encoded by the exons ATGACGATTCTGTCAGGAGTACACTCTGCCGACTCATCAGGTCCCGGTAAAGTTGGGGAAAATGCTTCG GAGTGTCAGGACTCTATAGCAGAGGTGCAGCTATCGAACAGAGTGGACGAATGGAAATGGTTAGGAGAAGACGTCGGGACCTTCTCGGTTAAATCGATAATGTTGGATATCGATAGAGGAGGCGGAACTGGTATAAAATTTAAGTGGTACAAGTGGGTGACGCTAAAATGTAACATTATGGCGTGGAGAGCTAATTTAGACAGATTAGCCACTCGTGTGAATTCGAGGAGGAGAAACATGAGCATTCCTTCTGTTATGTGGTTGATGTGCGAAGAGGGCGAGGAAACGGCGGAACATCTATTCACTGCATGCATATTCTCAAATTGTGTTTGGTTGAGTTTTAGCTCTTGGTGTAATATCCCTCATATTTTTGTGTTCTCGGTTAAAGATATAATGGAAATGCACGGTTATATTCAGATTGGAAGGAAAGCAAAGAAGATTATTCATGGTTTAGCTATGATCACGGTTTGGTGTATTTGGAAAGAGAAAAATGAGACTATGTTTCAAAATAAAGAAATGTAG